A single window of Xiphophorus hellerii strain 12219 chromosome 12, Xiphophorus_hellerii-4.1, whole genome shotgun sequence DNA harbors:
- the slc7a4 gene encoding cationic amino acid transporter 4, giving the protein MATCSTGCAPAVRLCQRLNRLKTLDGDMMATSLKRCLSTLDLTLMGVGGMVGSGLYVLTGTVAKDTAGPAVIISFVFAGIASLLAAFCYAEFGARIPKTGSAYMFTYVSVGEVWAFLIGWNVILENMIGGAAVARAWSGYLDSIFNHAIQNFTETHIMQWNVPFLAHYPDLLAAGILVFASVFISFGVQVSSYLNHIFSTISMGVIAFILVFGFVLADPANWSQEQGGFAPYGMSGILAGSATCFYAFVGFDVIASSSEEAKNPQKAVPVATAISLGLAATAYILVSCVLTLMVPWRTLDPNSALADAFFRRGYSWAGIVVAVGSICAMNTVLLCNLFSLPRIVYAMAEDGLFFSIFARVNPVTKVPVNAILVFGILMAGMALIFDLEALVQFLSIGTLLAYTFVAASVIVLRFQPEKTNSNDTTTTSPNVNAEVSPAPSESQTITEDSEEPKQYESFSDKLQLVERQKTREHRGVGHLKAYWEPYLDRLLGDCEPGEVVAFCVMTLIVSSVSLCAVLEFGNEQLQFPVWCFTMLLVIFTSAYVLSLALIWIHEPQRNNQTFQVPLVPLTPGASILFNVFLMMKLSFLTWIRFTVWIAIGLFVYFGYGIWHSKEGLRELQPKDMAARYVVLPSGSLVETVQSVQPDGQVVTSAHQISSSAAPTAAEAAGKR; this is encoded by the exons ATGGCAACTTGTTCGACTGGTTGTGCGCCAGCTGTGCGCCTTTGTCAAAGACTGAACCGGCTCAAGACACTCGATGGTGACATGATGGCGACTTCCCTGAAGCGCTGCCTCTCCACGCTGGACCTGACTCTGATGGGTGTCGGTGGCATGGTTGGCTCTGGGCTTTACGTCCTGACGGGAACGGTGGCTAAAGACACGGCAGGACCAGCTGTCATCATATCCTTTGTTTTTGCAGGTATCGCTTCTCTTCTGGCTGCCTTCTGTTATGCAGAGTTTGGAGCACGCATTCCTAAAACAGGATCTGCATATATGTTTACCTATGTGTCAGTGGGAGAAGTGTGGGCCTTTCTCATTGGCTGGAATGTGATTCTGGAAAACATGATTGGCGGTGCTGCTGTAGCGCGGGCCTGGAGTGGCTATCTAGACTCAATTTTTAACCATGCTATCCAGAACTTCACAGAAACGCATATCATGCAGTGGAATGTGCCCTTCCTTGCCCATTACCCTGACCTCCTGGCTGCAGGAATCCTTGTATTTGCCTCTGTCTTCATTTCCTTCGGAGTCCAAGTGTCCTCTTATCTGAACCATATCTTCTCCACCATCAGTATGGGTGTCATTGCTTTCATCTTGGTCTTCGGCTTCGTGCTTGCCGATCCTGCCAACTGGAGCCAGGAGCAAGGTGGCTTTGCGCCTTACGGGATGTCAGGGATCCTGGCAGGTTCAGCCACATGCTTCTACGCTTTTGTGGGCTTTGATGTGATTGCTTCCTCCAGCGAGGAGGCAAAGAATCCTCAGAAGGCTGTTCCCGTTGCCACTGCTATCTCTCTTGGACTTGCGGCGACAGCCTACATCCTGGTCTCCTGCGTGCTCACATTGATGGTACCCTGGCGTACCCTGGATCCTAACTCAGCCCTGGCAGATGCTTTCTTTCGCCGTGGCTACAGTTGGGCAGGAATTGTTGTGGCTGTGGGCTCCATCTGTG cCATGAACACTGTGCTTCTCTGCAATCTCTTCTCCCTTCCTCGGATTGTGTACGCCATGGCAGAGGACGGATTGTTCTTCTCTATTTTCGCCAGGGTCAATCCTGTCACCAAAGTTCCGGTCAATGCCATTCTAGTATTTGGAATCCTTATGGCTGGCATGGCTTTGATCTTTGACCTAGAGGCGTTGGTTCAGTTCTTGTCTATTGGGACTCTCCTTGCGTACACCTTTGTGGCAGCGAGTGTTATCGTGCTCCGCTTCCAACCAGAGAAGACCAACTCTAACGACACCACCACCACATCTCCCAACGTCAACGCAGAGGTGTCCCCTGCTCCCTCAGAGTCACAGACCATAACTGAAGACAGCGAGGAGCCCAAGCAGTATGAGTCCTTCTCCGACAAACTCCAGCTGGTGGAGAGGCAGAAGACGAGAGAGCACCGTGGGGTGGGGCACCTGAAGGCCTACTGGGAACCCTACTTAGACAGGCTGCTGGGAGACTGTGAACCAGGTGAAGTGGTGGCTTTCTGTGTGATGACTCTGATTGTGAGCTCAGTATCCCTCTGTGCTGTGCTGGAGTTTGGAAATGAACAGCTACAGTTCCCAGTCTGGTGTTTCACAATGCTTCTGGTGATTTTTACCTCAGCTTATGTTCTTAGCCTGGCACTTATATGGATTCATGAGCCACAAAGAAACAACCAAACATTCCAG GTACCTTTGGTTCCACTGACTCCTGGTGCCAGTATTCTCTTCAACGTATTCCTGATGATGAAGCTAAGCTTCCTGACCTGGATTCGATTTACAGTGTGGATTGCTATAG GTCTCTTTGTGTATTTTGGCTACGGGATCTGGCACAGCAAAGAGGGATTGAGGGAGCTGCAGCCCAAAGACATGGCTGCCCGCTATGTGGTGCTACCCAGCGGCAGCCTGGTGGAAACAGTGCAGTCCGTTCAGCCCGACGGTCAAGTGGTCACCTCAGCGCACCAAATCAGCTCTTCTGCTGCCCCGACAGCCGCCGAGGCTGCAGGGAAGAGATAA